From the genome of Thermaerobacter marianensis DSM 12885:
GCCGGGCCGGAAGCCGGGCTGGTTCCACCGCCGGGCGGCACCTTGGACCCCACCTCGGACCCCAGCGAGGACCCTGCGTGCGGCCTTCACCGGGTCCCTGGCCCGGTGGGGCGAGCGCCTGCTGGGCCGCCTGGCTGCCGCGGTGATCACCGTCTCCCGCCACGACTACCGAGAGGGCCTCCGCCGCGGCGTGCTGGATCCCCGGCGAGCGGTGGTGATCCCCAACGGCGTGCCCCAGCCCGCCGCCCACCGCGGAAGAACCAGAGGCACCACAGGAACCGAGGAGCCGGCATGCGCCGATCCCGTGCGAATTCGCCGACCCGGCCCCGGTGGTTCCCGCCGGGAATCCTGGCCGGGCAGGCACGGGGATTCTTCGGGCCCGCTCCGGGTCGTGATGGTCGCTCGCTTCGAGCCCCCCAAGGACCACGCCACCCTGCTGCAGGCTGTCGCGTTGCTCGAGCATGGGCGCATCCGACCCCGGCGGCGCGGTGCGCCCGCCATCCAGCCCGCCGTTCCCTCCCCCGCCCCCAGCGCCCCGATCCGTCCATTGCCTCGCGACGTGCCTTGGGTGGTGGAACTGGTCGGCGACGGCCCCACGCTTCCACCTGCCACTGAACTGGCCCGTGCGCTCGGCGTCAGCCACCGCGTCCGCTTCCTGGGCGCCCGGCGGGACGGAGCCGGTGCCGTCCGGGGCGCAGCCGTGGCGGTGCTGTGCTCCCACCGGGAAGGGCTGCCCCTGGTCGTCCTCGAAGCCATGGCGGCCGGGGTGCCCGTGGTGGCGTCGGCGGTGGGCGGCGTGCCCGAGGCCGTTCAGCACGGCACCAGCGGGTTCCTGGTTCCTCCCGGCGATCCCGTCGCCCTCGCCCACCACCTGGCTCGGCTGCTGGCCAACCCGGCCCTGCGCCAGCGGATGGGCGCGGCCGCTCGCGCCCGTTACGAGGCCCGCTTCACCGTGGACCGGATGGTGGACGCAACCCTGGCCCTCTACCACCAGGTCTGCGGCTCCCACTGGAGTCGCGCCCCTGGTGCGCGATGGCCGCGATGGCCTGGCGGGTACAGAGGCCGTGGTACTGGCCGGCGTGGAGCGACCGCGTTACGATAACCGGCGGAGGCGATCTCCCTGAACGAGCAACTGCGAACGGATGCTTCGTGGCCGGCGGACCGCGGCCCGGACCGGCTGGACCTCAATCCGAGCCCTGGCGCGGGTACCGCCCGCGGCCGGGAGCAGCTGCGAGCCGAAGGCCTCGGCCGCCGCCTGCCCGCCACCGGCCAACAGCGGGCGCGGTGGGTGTGGCGGGGCGTGGACTTGACCCTGGCAGAAGGGGAAAGCGTCGCCGTCACCGGGCCCTCGGGGACGGGCAAGACCCTCCTCCTGCGCGCTCTGGCGGGCCTCGACCCCGTGGACGAGGGCACGGTGTTCCTGGACGGCCGGCCCCAGGCCGCCTGGCCCGCGCCGCTGTACCGGGCCCGCGTCCTCTACGTCGCCCAGCGGCCCGCCCTCTTCGACGGGACGGTGGAAGACAATCTGGTCCGGCCCTTCACCCTGGGGGTGCGGCAGGGCAGGAAGGGCAGGGACAGGATAACCGGCTGCATTCGCGGGGGTGACGGCTCCCCCAGCGGCTGGGACCGGCAACGGGCCGTGGAACTCCTGGCGGCCCTGGGCCGGGATGCCGGCTTCCTGCAGCGCCCGGTGACCGCCCTGTCGGGCGGCGAGGCGCAGATCACGGCCCTGGTCCGGGCCCTGCTGGTGGAACCGGCCATCC
Proteins encoded in this window:
- a CDS encoding glycosyltransferase produces the protein MAVDATDPGEAALLRRGVVMVITRADRIGGAQVHVLLLARGLRQRGIPVTVATGRPGPFTAVLRRAGIPCHTLPSLVRPIRPLADLRALLELRRLLGRLQPALVAAHSTKATWLARLAAACLGIPCVVTVHGWPWETAPAAPRPALAGPLAAGNRDHDAASPIHGRPLEQRKAMASPGWAGPGRKPGWFHRRAAPWTPPRTPARTLRAAFTGSLARWGERLLGRLAAAVITVSRHDYREGLRRGVLDPRRAVVIPNGVPQPAAHRGRTRGTTGTEEPACADPVRIRRPGPGGSRRESWPGRHGDSSGPLRVVMVARFEPPKDHATLLQAVALLEHGRIRPRRRGAPAIQPAVPSPAPSAPIRPLPRDVPWVVELVGDGPTLPPATELARALGVSHRVRFLGARRDGAGAVRGAAVAVLCSHREGLPLVVLEAMAAGVPVVASAVGGVPEAVQHGTSGFLVPPGDPVALAHHLARLLANPALRQRMGAAARARYEARFTVDRMVDATLALYHQVCGSHWSRAPGARWPRWPGGYRGRGTGRRGATALR
- a CDS encoding ABC transporter ATP-binding protein, giving the protein MWRGVDLTLAEGESVAVTGPSGTGKTLLLRALAGLDPVDEGTVFLDGRPQAAWPAPLYRARVLYVAQRPALFDGTVEDNLVRPFTLGVRQGRKGRDRITGCIRGGDGSPSGWDRQRAVELLAALGRDAGFLQRPVTALSGGEAQITALVRALLVEPAILLLDEPTAPLDEATARAAEDLIARWRAAAPGRACLWTSHDRDQLRRVADREVALVPAEN